In a genomic window of Candidatus Zymogenaceae bacterium:
- a CDS encoding 4Fe-4S binding protein, with protein MSRRPHWWLTVLAAVWPITWLSARATRLPLIGGVVAALSLPLFSKKNLNVSYIPLNETLGGTQSSFLPREVASELIRRSGHRVIIERCTCRDDRSCTEHPIDYGCTLLGEGTKEIDPRIARHATVDEALAHLDRTLADGLIPMIGRVKIDNFIWGVRDRGKLLTICHCCRCCCTILNSGKYLPVDAARSLVRLDGLQIDIDDDACSRCGECIDECFMEALSFEGNRVIRNEETCKGCGRCVTVCPHSAVSIHIDDMERTVHELMGRIEELIDYR; from the coding sequence ATGTCTCGAAGACCCCACTGGTGGCTGACGGTTCTTGCGGCCGTCTGGCCGATCACCTGGCTCTCCGCCCGGGCCACCAGGCTTCCACTCATCGGAGGAGTGGTGGCGGCCCTCAGCCTTCCCTTGTTTTCAAAAAAGAATCTGAATGTCTCATACATTCCCCTCAATGAAACCCTGGGAGGAACACAGAGCAGCTTTCTGCCCCGGGAGGTTGCGTCCGAGCTCATTCGCCGCTCCGGTCACCGGGTCATCATCGAGCGATGCACCTGCCGGGACGATCGATCGTGCACCGAGCACCCCATCGACTACGGCTGCACACTCCTGGGTGAGGGAACAAAGGAGATCGACCCCCGCATCGCCCGGCATGCAACGGTGGATGAAGCCCTCGCCCACCTGGATCGCACTCTGGCCGACGGCCTGATCCCGATGATCGGCCGGGTCAAGATCGATAATTTCATCTGGGGGGTACGGGATCGGGGGAAGCTCCTGACGATCTGTCACTGCTGCCGGTGCTGTTGTACTATTCTCAATTCCGGCAAGTACCTCCCTGTTGATGCGGCCCGATCCCTGGTGCGCCTCGACGGGCTCCAGATCGATATCGATGATGACGCCTGCTCCCGCTGCGGCGAGTGCATCGACGAGTGTTTCATGGAGGCGCTCAGCTTTGAAGGAAATCGGGTGATACGGAACGAAGAGACGTGCAAGGGATGCGGCCGCTGCGTGACCGTCTGCCCCCACAGTGCCGTGAGCATCCATATCGACGATATGGAGCGGACGGTGCATGAGCTGATGGGGCGCATTGAGGAGCTCATCGATTACCGCTGA